The following is a genomic window from Balneolaceae bacterium.
TGTAAAGCAATATGAAGTATCTGTTGACCCGGCCAAACTTCGAAATTTTGGCATTGGGTTAAGAGATCTTACCGATGCGATTGAAAATAATAACAGTGTATCTGGGGGTAACTACCTGGAGCATAACAGGGAACAGTATATAATCAGGGGGTTTGGCCAGATCGGAAGTGTTAAAAACATTGAAGATATTATTGTACAAGAATTAGACAGCCGCCCTATCTATGTTCGCGATGTAGCGACCGTTCAGCTTGGAAGACAACTTCGCCAGGGAGCTGTTACAAAAGATGGCAATGGCGAAATAGTGACCGGAATTGTAATGATGCTTCGCGGTGGGAATGGAAGAGAAGTGATTGCAAACATTGATGAAAAAATTAATGAGGTAAATTCCAGTCTTCCCGAGGGAGTGAGAATCGAAAAATTTTATGATCAATCAGATCTTGTAGATCGAACCACAGATACAATAATTACTAACCTTGTAGAGGGTGGATTCTTTGTAATTGCAGTTTTACTTTTGCTGCTTGGTGAAATTACGGGTGCTTTAATTGTTGCTTCTGTAATTCCACTATCTATGCTCTTTGCCTTTATAGGGATGGACCAATTGGGACTGGCAGCTAACTTGATGAGTCTTGGCGCTATTGACTTTGGAATGGTTGTTGATGGCTCCGTAGTAATGGTTGAAAATATAGTAGACAAACTCAATCATGACAGATCTGATAAATCCAGGTTGCTTGTGATACGTGAGGCAGCACATGAAGTAGCTCGTCCTATCTTTTTTGGTGTGTTAATTATTTTGATGGTTTATGTACCCATTATGACATTTTCAGGCATGGAAGGAATACTATATCGCCCCATGGCTATAACTGTATCAACAGCAGTATTTGGTTCTCTGATTTTAGCACTGGTTTACATTCCGGCCATGACAGCAATTGTATTTAGTAAAGGTATAAAAGTTCGGAAAAATTATGTTATCAACTGGCTCAAACCGGTCTACGAGAAATTTCTTAAAAAAAGTCTGAACAAAAAAGCGATAACCGTCAGCTCGGCCATCGTGGTATTTATTGCATCAATGATAGTGATGCCTTTCCTTGGAACTGAATTCTTACCTGAACTGGATGAAGGCTCTATTTTAATTGAACAAGTTCGTATGCCTTCAGTCACCTTAGACGAATCCGTAGAAAATGCCAATTGGCTTGCAGGAAATCTGACTGATAAAATTCCTGAAATTAAATCAGTTGTTCCAAAAACGGGTCGATCAGACTTAGCAAATGATTGGATGGGTGTGCATCAAACAGATGTATGGGTCATTTTAAACCCCCGGGAAGAATGGCGGGATGGCATAACAAAAGAGGATATTATAGACGAGATTAGGCCCTATCTCGAGACAGAACCGGGACTTTCATATAACTTTACCCAGCCGATTGCAATGCGGGTAGATGAACTTACAAGCGGAGTAAAATCGGATATAGCAGTGAAAATATTCGGTGAAAACCTGGACACTCTCAACTCTATTGGTGCAGAAATATCAGGGGTTTTGAACTCAGTTGAGGGCACGGATAATTTTTATTTGGAGCAGAGCAGTGGGCAGCCATATTTCAATATAGAAATTGACAGGGAAGCCGTAGCATCATACGGTTTGAACGTCAATAATATCCAGCACACTATTGAAACCGGAATCGGAGGAAGTTCAGCCGGACAGATTTTTGAAGGACAAAGGAGGTTTGATATTATTGTTCGGCTTCCTGAAAATCTTCGTAATCGATTTCAGGATATTATGGACGTGCCCATTCAATTGCGGGATGGTGGATATATACCGTTAAAGCAAGTTGCAAATATTTATGCTGAAGAAGGACCAAGAGAAATTGCACGTGAAAATGGTTGGAGACGTACTATTCTTGGAATCAATATAATTGATATTGACACAGGTACTTATGTGGCTAACCTAAGGGAAACAATCAATAAAAATGTTCATATCCCCGCCGGGTATTTTATACAATATGGAGGTGCGTTTGAAGATCAGCAGCGCGCAATGAATCACCTGTTAATTGTAGTTCCAATTTCACTGTTAATCATTCTGGGATTACTCTATATGATGTTTGGTAAATTCAGGTTCACCATG
Proteins encoded in this region:
- a CDS encoding CusA/CzcA family heavy metal efflux RND transporter yields the protein MLNSIIDFSLRQKFVAISLVILMAAGGIFSLSDIPINSQPDVTPVQVLVITKAGRYSPYDVERLVSYPIETAMNGLPDIKEVRSISQFGLSAVTIEFEEGTDIYFARQLVSQRVQSIAGDLPGGVSTPQLGPISTALGEIVQYVVRGNNHTLTELRTIQDWLIAPQLKTIQGVTEINSFGGFVKQYEVSVDPAKLRNFGIGLRDLTDAIENNNSVSGGNYLEHNREQYIIRGFGQIGSVKNIEDIIVQELDSRPIYVRDVATVQLGRQLRQGAVTKDGNGEIVTGIVMMLRGGNGREVIANIDEKINEVNSSLPEGVRIEKFYDQSDLVDRTTDTIITNLVEGGFFVIAVLLLLLGEITGALIVASVIPLSMLFAFIGMDQLGLAANLMSLGAIDFGMVVDGSVVMVENIVDKLNHDRSDKSRLLVIREAAHEVARPIFFGVLIILMVYVPIMTFSGMEGILYRPMAITVSTAVFGSLILALVYIPAMTAIVFSKGIKVRKNYVINWLKPVYEKFLKKSLNKKAITVSSAIVVFIASMIVMPFLGTEFLPELDEGSILIEQVRMPSVTLDESVENANWLAGNLTDKIPEIKSVVPKTGRSDLANDWMGVHQTDVWVILNPREEWRDGITKEDIIDEIRPYLETEPGLSYNFTQPIAMRVDELTSGVKSDIAVKIFGENLDTLNSIGAEISGVLNSVEGTDNFYLEQSSGQPYFNIEIDREAVASYGLNVNNIQHTIETGIGGSSAGQIFEGQRRFDIIVRLPENLRNRFQDIMDVPIQLRDGGYIPLKQVANIYAEEGPREIARENGWRRTILGINIIDIDTGTYVANLRETINKNVHIPAGYFIQYGGAFEDQQRAMNHLLIVVPISLLIILGLLYMMFGKFRFTMLIFLNLPIALSGGVFILWIRGLYLSVSASIGFVALFGVAVLNGIVLISHLNDLRKEGVGLKQAVIKGSSDRLRPVLMTALVAGLGFIPMAFNVGPGSEVQRPLASVVIGGLITSTLLTLLVLPTIYHWMEKGKELVHEKELF